One Nonomuraea angiospora DNA segment encodes these proteins:
- a CDS encoding TIGR03943 family putative permease subunit produces MGAAVSRQTQGALLMILGAVLLTISAFSTTYVNYVKPGFRPLLVGAGAVLVGLGLLSVVQGWLGRPGAHGHGPRVAWLLAAPVFAIVMIAPPALGSYAAQQAPPPAPPALVDAQPVRPLKSDRVNVLSLAEFADRAWYEPIRSLAGKTVRLTGFVLPSPTKAEWYIARMRISCCAADALTMKVIIRGAPAPATDTWVRVTGTWIPREGRPSDTYVPAMTASDVHPISPPVEPYE; encoded by the coding sequence ATGGGCGCTGCTGTGAGCCGCCAGACGCAGGGGGCGCTCCTGATGATCCTCGGCGCCGTGCTGCTGACCATCTCCGCGTTCTCCACGACGTACGTCAACTACGTCAAGCCCGGCTTCCGGCCGCTGCTCGTGGGGGCCGGTGCGGTGCTGGTGGGTCTGGGCCTGCTTTCTGTCGTTCAGGGCTGGCTGGGCAGGCCCGGCGCCCACGGCCACGGTCCGCGGGTGGCGTGGTTGCTGGCCGCGCCCGTGTTCGCGATCGTGATGATCGCACCTCCCGCACTCGGCTCGTACGCTGCCCAGCAGGCCCCACCCCCAGCTCCGCCGGCCCTCGTGGACGCGCAGCCCGTCAGACCGCTCAAGAGCGACCGGGTGAACGTACTGAGCCTGGCCGAATTCGCCGACCGGGCCTGGTACGAGCCGATCAGATCGCTCGCCGGCAAGACCGTCCGCCTGACCGGGTTCGTCTTGCCGTCTCCTACCAAGGCCGAGTGGTACATCGCTCGCATGCGGATCAGCTGCTGCGCCGCCGACGCCCTGACCATGAAGGTCATCATCAGAGGAGCCCCCGCTCCGGCCACGGACACGTGGGTACGAGTCACCGGCACCTGGATCCCCCGAGAGGGCCGGCCATCGGACACGTACGTACCGGCGATGACCGCCTCCGACGTCCACCCGATATCCCCACCCGTGGAGCCGTACGAATAG
- a CDS encoding ABC transporter substrate-binding protein, with amino-acid sequence MRKRAAIMLATLLGMLLAGCGGQEPPGGNDRQLTLAAPRDLVAGPADPYYTHQTLRVWEPLVTVDDKLRPVPALATGWDSADRGRRWTFTLRDGVRFSDGTPLTAESVVANIKRFLRIAPRQSAFFSLDAGMEAAYGKLGEVRAEGGKVTFVLDRPLADLPSRLAGFYSMIQSPKAFTPSGDFAGKPVGTGPYTLVNWVKGQRAELAVNPHYYGTAPAYRKIVVRVIPDANARVAALRAGEVDGLIDKGALLPGQVAAVAGGFRVVRSPSVLTHYLTFNASRKPFSDPRLREAADLAIDRQAIAGKLLAGTARAGAGFLSPVFGDLAEPGSTVRYDPGKARELVTTAGAPTAPVSILISSAETGQFPYTDIAEVLRAALEQAGLPAKVTVAEATKSVMEAGDYDLFLSAYSVPNGDADYLFRRFLRSDASWNVERKLGYRNPDFDDLIDQATEQTDPARRRDLYHRVQRLLATDRPMIPLAYQDNPIVTTSKVGGVAQSVAYVVDLGKLAPLR; translated from the coding sequence ATGCGAAAACGAGCCGCGATCATGCTGGCGACGCTCTTGGGAATGCTCCTCGCGGGGTGCGGCGGCCAGGAACCGCCAGGCGGGAACGACCGGCAGCTGACCCTTGCCGCCCCGCGCGACCTCGTCGCCGGTCCCGCGGATCCGTACTACACGCACCAGACGTTACGGGTGTGGGAGCCCCTGGTGACCGTGGACGACAAGCTGCGGCCCGTTCCCGCGCTGGCCACCGGCTGGGACAGCGCGGACCGGGGGCGGCGCTGGACGTTCACGCTGCGCGACGGCGTACGGTTCAGCGACGGGACACCGCTGACCGCCGAGTCGGTGGTCGCCAACATCAAGCGGTTCCTACGGATCGCGCCACGCCAGTCGGCGTTCTTCAGCCTGGACGCCGGTATGGAGGCGGCCTACGGCAAGCTCGGCGAGGTCCGGGCCGAGGGCGGCAAGGTGACGTTCGTCCTGGACCGGCCGCTGGCCGACCTGCCGAGCAGGCTGGCGGGTTTCTACAGCATGATCCAGTCGCCCAAGGCGTTCACGCCCTCGGGCGACTTCGCCGGCAAGCCGGTGGGGACGGGGCCGTACACGCTGGTGAACTGGGTCAAGGGCCAGCGGGCCGAGCTTGCCGTCAACCCGCACTACTACGGCACCGCCCCCGCCTACAGGAAGATCGTGGTCAGGGTGATCCCGGACGCCAACGCGCGGGTCGCGGCGCTGCGTGCCGGGGAGGTGGACGGGCTGATCGACAAGGGCGCGCTGCTGCCCGGGCAGGTCGCGGCGGTCGCCGGCGGCTTCCGGGTCGTCCGCAGCCCCTCGGTGCTGACGCACTACCTGACCTTCAACGCCTCGCGGAAGCCGTTCTCCGATCCCCGCCTGCGCGAGGCGGCCGACCTGGCGATCGATCGGCAGGCCATCGCCGGCAAACTCCTCGCCGGCACCGCCCGCGCGGGCGCCGGGTTCCTGTCACCGGTCTTCGGCGACCTCGCCGAGCCAGGATCGACCGTGAGGTACGACCCCGGCAAGGCACGTGAGCTGGTCACCACCGCAGGTGCGCCGACCGCGCCCGTCTCCATCCTCATCTCCTCGGCCGAGACCGGACAGTTCCCCTACACCGACATCGCCGAGGTGCTGCGCGCGGCCTTGGAACAGGCGGGACTACCCGCGAAGGTGACCGTGGCCGAGGCCACCAAGTCCGTGATGGAGGCCGGAGACTACGACCTCTTCCTCAGCGCCTACAGCGTGCCCAACGGCGACGCCGACTACCTGTTCCGCCGGTTCCTGCGCTCCGACGCCTCCTGGAACGTCGAGCGCAAGCTCGGCTACCGCAACCCCGACTTCGACGACCTGATCGACCAGGCCACCGAGCAGACCGACCCGGCCCGGCGGCGTGACCTCTACCACCGGGTCCAGCGGCTGCTCGCCACCGACCGCCCGATGATCCCGCTCGCGTACCAGGACAATCCCATCGTGACGACGAGCAAAGTCGGCGGGGTGGCCCAGAGCGTGGCGTACGTGGTCGACCTCGGCAAGCTGGCCCCCCTGAGGTGA
- a CDS encoding ABC transporter permease: protein MTATVLRRAAELLLVLLGLSVLVFLLTSLAPGDPAEEILRRGGIQPTARSVAALRAELGLDQPLFTQYLRWLLALLRGDFGHSYTDRSPVAAEIFSRVPATLRLAGAAAVVAVALAVLASVRAAFRPGALDSRAIALLTVAIAGVPPYIVGILLISVVAVGLRALPTGGADSPGAVVLPALTLGLAGAATLLRLLRADLAQALRLPFVKLAAAKGLRPRRAIMVHALRVAAPNAITAASTVLAELLAGAVVVETLFSWPGVGQLAVSAIRQRDLPVVQAYVLVTAVTTVLVLALVELCLAAADPRVRRR, encoded by the coding sequence GTGACGGCCACCGTCCTGCGGCGCGCCGCCGAGCTCCTGCTCGTGCTGCTGGGCCTGTCGGTGCTGGTCTTCCTGCTCACCTCGCTCGCGCCGGGCGATCCGGCCGAGGAGATCCTGCGGCGCGGCGGCATCCAGCCGACCGCGCGCAGCGTGGCGGCGCTGCGCGCCGAACTCGGTCTCGACCAGCCGCTGTTCACCCAATATCTGCGGTGGCTGCTCGCCCTGCTGCGTGGCGACTTCGGACATTCCTACACCGACCGCTCCCCCGTCGCCGCCGAGATCTTCTCGCGAGTTCCGGCGACACTGCGGCTGGCGGGAGCGGCGGCGGTGGTCGCGGTCGCACTCGCCGTGCTCGCCTCCGTCAGGGCCGCCTTCAGGCCGGGGGCGCTCGACAGCCGCGCCATCGCGCTCCTGACGGTGGCGATCGCCGGCGTCCCGCCCTACATCGTGGGGATCCTGCTGATCAGCGTCGTCGCGGTCGGCCTGCGCGCGCTGCCCACGGGCGGCGCGGACAGCCCCGGCGCCGTAGTGCTCCCCGCCCTCACCCTCGGCCTGGCGGGCGCCGCGACGCTGCTGCGGCTGCTCCGGGCCGACCTGGCCCAGGCCTTACGGCTGCCGTTCGTCAAACTCGCCGCCGCCAAGGGGCTGCGCCCCCGGCGCGCGATCATGGTGCACGCTCTCCGCGTGGCAGCGCCGAACGCCATCACGGCAGCCAGCACGGTGCTCGCGGAGCTGCTGGCCGGCGCGGTGGTGGTGGAGACGCTGTTCTCGTGGCCGGGCGTGGGGCAGCTCGCGGTGTCGGCGATCAGGCAGCGGGACCTGCCCGTCGTGCAGGCGTACGTGCTGGTCACCGCAGTCACGACCGTACTGGTCCTGGCCCTGGTCGAGCTCTGCCTGGCGGCCGCCGACCCGCGGGTGCGCCGCCGATGA
- a CDS encoding ABC transporter permease: MTGRAGTALLALVVLFCLLAPMLSGYDPNLPDLEDALLPPSAEHWLGTDQLGRDLLTRTAAAGRISLLFALAITTITTVLGTLFGTAAGLPGGLPDRLLRPAATTALALPGLTLALALAGVLPPGYVTVLAALVPLGWVNCGLVAHTATRRVASSDYVLAARAIGATPFYLLRRTIGPHIAGPVLTVATADFARTLIAVTSLSFLGIGLPPPETDWGGMVSEATPLLAATPRLAIVPALALAVTGLAVALVADARREPGQSPD, encoded by the coding sequence ATGACCGGCCGCGCCGGCACCGCGCTGCTCGCCCTGGTCGTACTGTTCTGCCTGCTCGCCCCCATGCTGTCCGGGTACGACCCGAACCTGCCCGACCTGGAGGACGCCCTCCTGCCGCCGAGCGCCGAACACTGGCTCGGCACCGACCAGCTCGGCCGCGACCTCCTCACCAGGACCGCCGCGGCCGGCCGCATCTCCCTGCTGTTCGCGCTGGCCATCACGACGATCACCACGGTCCTCGGCACGCTGTTCGGCACCGCGGCGGGGCTCCCCGGCGGCCTGCCTGACCGGCTGCTGCGGCCGGCCGCCACCACGGCGCTCGCCCTGCCCGGTCTCACACTGGCGCTCGCGCTGGCCGGCGTGCTGCCGCCCGGGTACGTCACCGTCCTGGCCGCCCTCGTACCGCTCGGCTGGGTCAACTGCGGTCTCGTCGCGCACACGGCGACCCGGCGGGTGGCCTCCTCCGACTACGTCCTGGCCGCGCGGGCCATCGGCGCCACCCCGTTCTACCTGCTCCGGCGTACCATCGGACCGCACATCGCCGGGCCCGTCCTGACCGTCGCCACCGCGGACTTCGCCAGGACGCTGATCGCCGTCACCTCGCTGAGCTTCCTCGGCATCGGGCTGCCGCCACCGGAGACCGACTGGGGCGGCATGGTGAGCGAGGCCACGCCCCTGCTGGCCGCCACGCCACGCCTGGCGATCGTGCCCGCCCTCGCCCTCGCCGTCACGGGGCTGGCCGTCGCGCTCGTCGCGGACGCCCGCCGCGAGCCGGGTCAGAGTCCCGATTGA
- a CDS encoding NAD(P)/FAD-dependent oxidoreductase yields the protein MFDVVVVGAGPAGLNAALVSGRQRRRVLLLDSGAPRNAPAQETHMLLSRDGLSPTALREAGQADLRAYPTVETRSAEVVDASAIASGFELTLADGGRERARKLVLATGQTDVLADVPGLAERFGRSVFHCPFCHGYEAREQPIAVLGSDFPSVMLALYVADRFSGDVVLCGNGEAPPDEHRERLEKAGVAVREERVTEVRGEFGALELRLEGGRPLARGAVFHRTRIRQHSDLAERLGCELLPDGCVRVDEFQQTSVRGVYAAGDMARLEALPDAMTFVVMGAADGARAAIWVDQELFREDAGLPAPNAS from the coding sequence ATGTTCGATGTCGTCGTGGTGGGTGCGGGACCGGCGGGGCTGAACGCCGCATTGGTGTCGGGGCGGCAGCGGCGGCGCGTGCTGCTGCTGGACAGCGGCGCACCGCGCAACGCCCCCGCGCAGGAGACGCACATGCTGCTGTCCCGCGACGGTCTCTCACCCACAGCACTCAGGGAGGCGGGGCAGGCGGATCTGCGGGCCTACCCCACGGTCGAGACCCGATCCGCCGAGGTCGTCGACGCGTCGGCCATCGCCTCGGGCTTCGAGCTGACCCTGGCCGACGGCGGGCGGGAGCGGGCGCGCAAACTCGTCCTCGCCACCGGTCAGACCGACGTCCTCGCCGACGTTCCCGGCCTGGCCGAGCGGTTCGGCCGCAGCGTGTTCCACTGCCCCTTCTGCCACGGTTACGAGGCGAGGGAGCAGCCGATCGCCGTTCTGGGCTCCGACTTCCCGAGCGTCATGCTCGCCCTGTACGTCGCCGACCGCTTCAGCGGCGACGTCGTACTGTGCGGCAACGGCGAGGCACCGCCGGACGAGCACCGCGAGCGCCTGGAGAAGGCCGGAGTGGCGGTGCGGGAGGAACGGGTCACGGAGGTACGCGGCGAGTTCGGCGCTCTTGAGCTGCGCCTGGAAGGCGGGCGGCCGCTCGCCCGCGGCGCGGTGTTCCACCGGACACGCATCAGGCAGCACTCCGACCTGGCCGAGCGCCTCGGCTGTGAGTTGCTGCCGGACGGGTGCGTGCGGGTCGACGAATTCCAGCAGACCTCCGTACGCGGGGTGTACGCCGCGGGTGACATGGCCCGGCTGGAGGCACTGCCGGACGCGATGACCTTCGTGGTCATGGGGGCAGCAGACGGCGCCAGAGCCGCCATATGGGTGGACCAGGAGCTGTTCCGGGAGGACGCCGGGCTGCCCGCCCCGAACGCGAGCTGA
- a CDS encoding condensation domain-containing protein, giving the protein MTLDLEPTLRRIWADILDLPESGISPGDSFLSLGGDSVLAVRTAALVRRRLGVVLAMSDLPVQHTLADLAAVVRERGSVRGADVPDLKVARRDDPLAPFPLLPLQQGYFVGQQDGWELSYESAHHYADLGLTGVDGDEAAEALSDALHRLAAHQPALRARILPDGSQRILDLDASGAIPSLTVHDWRALDPEEAARQLAGLRAGMRAHGPDPAIGPGIDLRLSLLPDGRGRLHSSMSLLLVDGWSSGVFYRDLFAFAADWNTVLAPLDIDFGDYVTAVQRLPETPQWQADRDWWWQRLDAFPQPPALPLAAEPDAVRADVMRSLEARLAPERWARVQELCRAHEVTPSAAALAAYAVALARAAGHRRFLLNSLQLNRLPLHPDVHRMVGAFSSTVLLPVELPEQASFADLARNLQTLTGEALAHNLVSGVEVSRELARRRGTTRPVAPVVFQSTLGVDAAMGSSIPEEAGPLGRIDLADHRQELRTPQVAMEGRLYEARGELVIVLSLVEELFHAADVERLFATFTALLRSLETPEGWESSCDLPGAVDPDGGLRLGAQPRVTAGQDGGPPRDELEQAVADCWRELLDLPEHHPVDRAAEFFALGGDSLIAIRMLTRLARSGLPHVTPRAFLTAPTVAGLAAAIRTKR; this is encoded by the coding sequence GTGACCCTAGACCTCGAACCCACGCTGCGCCGGATCTGGGCGGACATCCTCGACCTCCCCGAGAGCGGCATCTCTCCGGGTGACAGCTTTCTCTCCCTGGGCGGCGACTCCGTGCTCGCCGTCCGCACCGCCGCCCTCGTCCGCAGGCGGCTGGGGGTGGTGCTGGCGATGTCCGACCTCCCGGTGCAGCACACGCTCGCCGACCTCGCCGCCGTCGTCCGCGAGCGCGGCTCTGTACGCGGTGCCGACGTGCCCGACCTCAAGGTGGCCCGCCGGGACGACCCGCTCGCGCCGTTCCCCCTGCTGCCGCTCCAGCAGGGCTACTTCGTCGGCCAGCAGGACGGCTGGGAGCTGTCGTACGAGTCCGCGCACCACTACGCGGACCTCGGCCTGACCGGCGTGGACGGCGACGAGGCCGCCGAGGCTCTGAGCGACGCTCTGCACCGGCTCGCCGCACACCAGCCCGCGCTGCGGGCACGCATTCTGCCCGACGGCAGCCAGCGCATCCTCGACCTGGACGCGTCCGGCGCGATCCCGTCCCTGACCGTCCACGACTGGCGCGCACTCGACCCCGAGGAGGCCGCCCGGCAACTGGCCGGGCTCCGCGCCGGCATGCGCGCGCACGGCCCTGACCCGGCCATCGGACCAGGCATCGACCTGCGCCTCAGCCTCCTGCCGGACGGGCGCGGCAGGCTGCACTCCTCCATGAGCCTGCTCCTGGTGGACGGATGGTCGTCCGGCGTCTTCTACCGCGACCTCTTCGCGTTCGCCGCCGACTGGAACACCGTGCTCGCGCCGCTGGACATCGACTTCGGCGACTACGTCACCGCCGTCCAACGGCTGCCGGAGACACCGCAGTGGCAGGCCGACCGCGACTGGTGGTGGCAGCGGCTCGACGCCTTCCCCCAGCCGCCCGCGCTGCCGCTCGCGGCCGAGCCGGACGCCGTACGGGCCGACGTGATGCGCAGCCTCGAAGCGCGGCTGGCTCCCGAGCGCTGGGCCCGCGTCCAGGAGCTGTGCCGCGCACACGAGGTGACGCCGTCCGCCGCGGCCCTGGCCGCCTACGCCGTCGCGCTCGCGCGTGCCGCGGGGCACCGGCGCTTCCTGCTCAACAGCCTCCAGCTCAACCGGCTCCCGCTGCACCCCGACGTGCACCGAATGGTGGGCGCGTTCTCCTCCACCGTGCTGCTGCCGGTCGAACTGCCGGAGCAGGCCTCGTTCGCCGACCTCGCCCGCAATCTTCAGACGCTCACCGGCGAGGCGCTCGCGCACAACCTCGTCTCAGGCGTCGAGGTGTCCCGAGAGCTCGCCCGCCGACGGGGTACGACCCGGCCGGTCGCGCCCGTCGTCTTCCAGAGCACGCTGGGGGTCGACGCGGCCATGGGCAGCTCGATTCCGGAGGAGGCCGGACCGCTGGGCCGCATCGACCTGGCGGACCACCGGCAGGAGCTGCGCACCCCGCAGGTGGCCATGGAGGGGCGCCTGTACGAGGCCAGGGGCGAGCTGGTGATCGTGCTGTCGCTGGTGGAGGAGCTCTTCCACGCCGCCGACGTGGAGCGGCTGTTCGCCACGTTCACCGCGCTCCTGCGATCCCTGGAAACGCCGGAGGGCTGGGAGAGCAGCTGTGACCTACCGGGGGCAGTGGACCCGGACGGCGGCCTCCGGCTCGGTGCCCAACCCCGTGTGACCGCCGGGCAGGACGGCGGCCCGCCGCGCGACGAGCTGGAACAGGCGGTGGCCGACTGCTGGCGCGAGCTCCTCGACCTGCCGGAGCACCATCCAGTCGACCGGGCGGCGGAGTTCTTCGCGCTCGGTGGGGACTCACTCATCGCCATCCGGATGCTCACCCGCCTGGCCCGCTCAGGACTCCCGCACGTCACACCCCGGGCCTTCCTCACTGCGCCCACCGTCGCCGGCCTGGCCGCGGCCATCCGCACGAAGCGCTGA
- a CDS encoding class I SAM-dependent methyltransferase, which produces MSVDLPSYEDLRLVRCTLEALPGVGEAEVLLIADGPRAAVSALVSDGRPLPEPTVAALPPARLGNGETQVVPGCLAAMERAAVLAIAHTVHTMGSLSDSADALGAAPRHRWIVRRWLAALASENLPVPPSRQELTRAMRDLDAARQKLGYPAEMGRFFQTALRSLPRLVRDEISLQSLLFAGGGMTTARGNYRDNLISRHLNRAAAEAVAARAPARVLEIGAGVGATTDAVLAAVGEVDYLFTDVSAFFLDAARERFAHRPGLRYALLDVNVPMALDEQPFDVVLAANVLHNARHAGRTLAAIRELLAPGGTLVLIESCVEHHLVSASMHFLMSPRADALLPGFADVRQDQDRVFLGRTEWIRQLAAAGYRDARVEPAPGDPLAAAGQYVFTAVRGDRHSPPAPLLSKAAEALPPHLVPREIHTVDALITDRSHRP; this is translated from the coding sequence ATGTCCGTTGATCTGCCCTCGTACGAGGATCTCCGGCTGGTCCGCTGCACTCTCGAAGCCCTGCCCGGCGTGGGCGAGGCGGAGGTCCTCCTCATCGCCGACGGCCCCAGGGCGGCCGTGTCAGCCTTGGTCTCCGACGGCCGCCCGCTGCCGGAACCCACGGTCGCCGCCTTGCCACCGGCACGGCTCGGCAATGGTGAGACGCAGGTCGTGCCAGGCTGCCTGGCGGCCATGGAACGGGCGGCCGTGCTGGCCATCGCCCACACCGTGCACACCATGGGGTCGTTGAGCGACAGCGCGGACGCGCTCGGAGCCGCCCCCCGCCATCGGTGGATCGTCCGCCGCTGGCTGGCCGCGCTCGCCTCCGAGAACCTGCCGGTGCCCCCGTCCCGCCAGGAGCTGACCCGCGCCATGCGGGACCTCGACGCCGCCCGCCAGAAGCTCGGATACCCGGCCGAGATGGGCCGCTTCTTCCAGACTGCGCTGCGCAGCCTGCCGCGGCTCGTGCGTGACGAGATCAGTCTGCAGTCCCTGCTCTTCGCCGGCGGAGGCATGACCACCGCCCGGGGCAACTACCGCGACAACCTGATCAGCCGCCACCTCAACAGGGCGGCGGCCGAGGCCGTGGCGGCACGCGCCCCCGCCAGGGTGCTGGAGATCGGCGCGGGGGTGGGCGCCACCACTGACGCGGTCCTCGCCGCCGTGGGCGAGGTGGACTACCTGTTCACCGACGTCTCCGCGTTCTTCCTGGACGCCGCGCGCGAACGCTTCGCGCACCGGCCGGGACTGCGCTACGCCCTCCTGGACGTCAACGTCCCGATGGCGCTGGACGAGCAGCCGTTCGACGTCGTCCTGGCGGCGAACGTCCTGCACAACGCCCGCCACGCCGGCCGCACTCTGGCCGCGATCCGCGAGCTGCTGGCACCCGGCGGCACGCTCGTGCTGATCGAGTCGTGCGTCGAACACCACCTGGTGTCGGCCTCGATGCACTTCCTCATGTCCCCGCGGGCCGATGCGCTCCTGCCCGGCTTCGCCGACGTCCGGCAGGACCAGGACCGCGTGTTCCTGGGCCGTACCGAATGGATCCGGCAGCTCGCGGCGGCCGGGTACCGGGACGCGCGCGTCGAGCCCGCTCCCGGCGACCCGCTCGCCGCGGCCGGACAGTACGTCTTCACCGCCGTACGCGGCGACCGCCACTCGCCCCCCGCTCCGCTGCTGTCCAAGGCGGCCGAGGCGCTGCCGCCGCACCTCGTCCCTCGCGAGATCCACACCGTCGACGCCCTCATCACAGATCGGAGCCACCGCCCGTGA
- a CDS encoding class I SAM-dependent methyltransferase, translated as MTDEAILDLLRDHPWVATARRGPQGILVRPRPETLEARPRPGALLREFLEHWGDVYDWVYEGSPKPGEPDFSGWRASDTGRPLPEEHMADWLRCTVDLVLSCRPSRVLELGCGSGLLLHALREHLTAYVGTDVSAAAVERLGPVTTSRVAVVRAAAHEARSEQVTRALAGTMGPQARPDCVLLNSVTQCFPHLGYLRAVLLDALDLVAPGGTVIVGDIRHAGLLGHYCRWVERVKDPEADSAEIERRAARRAAQEEEMLLDPRTIARIGLEAGRPVAVSAHARTMADDTELTRYRYDLVLHADAEQAPGWPGSGLRDGLPNALLDDSPGASTPHALRIEGSVLLDLVDPARLAVARPASAGRFTAESVAALAEGVEPGRLAHEPMTAFVARRLPEVLYDHLRAALPGTPLPVIGVEEAPGDVR; from the coding sequence TTGACCGACGAAGCCATCCTTGACCTGCTGCGCGACCACCCATGGGTGGCCACGGCACGCCGCGGCCCCCAGGGCATCCTGGTGCGCCCGCGTCCCGAGACGCTCGAAGCGCGCCCCCGCCCGGGAGCGCTGCTGCGCGAGTTCCTGGAGCATTGGGGAGACGTCTACGACTGGGTGTACGAAGGCTCTCCCAAGCCCGGCGAGCCCGACTTCTCCGGCTGGCGCGCCTCCGACACCGGCCGGCCGCTGCCCGAGGAGCACATGGCCGACTGGCTCCGGTGCACCGTCGACCTGGTGCTGAGCTGCCGCCCCTCACGCGTGCTCGAACTCGGCTGCGGCAGCGGGCTTCTGCTGCACGCGCTGCGCGAGCACCTGACCGCATATGTCGGCACCGATGTCTCCGCCGCCGCCGTCGAGCGGCTCGGCCCGGTGACCACATCAAGGGTCGCGGTCGTCCGCGCCGCAGCTCACGAGGCCCGTTCAGAACAGGTGACGAGGGCGCTGGCCGGCACCATGGGGCCACAGGCCCGGCCCGACTGCGTCCTGCTGAACTCCGTCACCCAGTGCTTCCCCCACCTCGGCTACCTGCGGGCCGTGCTGCTCGACGCCCTCGACCTGGTCGCCCCCGGCGGCACGGTGATCGTCGGCGACATCCGGCACGCCGGGCTCCTCGGCCACTACTGCCGCTGGGTCGAACGCGTCAAGGACCCCGAAGCGGACTCAGCCGAGATTGAGCGGCGGGCAGCGCGACGGGCCGCGCAGGAGGAGGAGATGCTGCTCGACCCGCGCACGATCGCGCGCATCGGCCTGGAGGCGGGCCGGCCCGTCGCAGTGTCGGCCCACGCCCGCACCATGGCCGACGACACCGAGCTCACCCGTTACCGCTACGACCTCGTCCTGCACGCCGACGCAGAGCAGGCTCCCGGCTGGCCCGGCTCGGGGCTGCGCGACGGCCTCCCCAACGCGCTCCTGGACGACTCCCCGGGCGCGAGCACCCCCCACGCCCTGCGCATTGAAGGATCGGTCCTGCTCGATCTCGTCGATCCGGCCCGGCTGGCCGTGGCCCGTCCTGCGTCGGCCGGGCGGTTCACGGCCGAGAGCGTCGCCGCCCTGGCCGAGGGCGTCGAACCCGGCCGGCTCGCGCACGAGCCCATGACCGCCTTCGTGGCCCGGCGGCTGCCCGAGGTGCTGTACGACCACCTGCGTGCGGCCCTTCCCGGCACGCCGCTTCCTGTCATAGGCGTGGAGGAGGCGCCCGGCGATGTCCGTTGA